In Streptomyces sp. RFCAC02, the following proteins share a genomic window:
- the disA gene encoding DNA integrity scanning diadenylate cyclase DisA — protein sequence MAASDRPAGPGRPGGEGLVRAALSAVAPGTALRDGLERILRGNTGGLIVLGVDRTVESLCTGGFVLDVEFTATRLRELCKLDGAVVVDRDISRIVRAGVQLVPDPSIPTEETGTRHRTAQRVSIQTGFPVVSVSQSMRLVALYLDGQRRVVEDSGAILSRANQALATLERYKLRLDEVTGTLSALEIEDLVTVRDVAAVAQRLEMVRRIAAEIAEYVVELGTDGRLLSLQLDELIAGVEPERHLVVRDYLPEAAGKRSRKVGTALAELDGLGHTDLLELPAVARALGYGAAPEALDTTVSPRGFRLLAKVPRLPGLVIDRLVDHFGGLQKLLAASVDDLQQVDGVGETRARSVREGLSRLAESSILERYV from the coding sequence ATGGCAGCCAGCGACCGGCCGGCGGGCCCCGGCAGGCCGGGGGGCGAGGGCCTGGTGCGGGCGGCGCTCAGCGCGGTCGCGCCCGGCACCGCGCTGCGCGACGGCCTGGAGCGCATCCTCCGCGGCAACACGGGCGGCCTCATCGTCCTCGGCGTGGACCGCACCGTGGAGTCGCTGTGCACGGGCGGTTTCGTGCTGGACGTCGAGTTCACGGCCACCCGGCTGCGGGAGCTGTGCAAGCTGGACGGCGCGGTCGTCGTCGACCGGGACATCTCCCGCATCGTGCGCGCGGGCGTGCAACTGGTGCCCGACCCGAGCATCCCGACCGAGGAGACGGGCACCCGCCACCGCACGGCGCAGCGCGTGTCCATCCAGACGGGGTTTCCCGTGGTGTCGGTCAGCCAGTCGATGCGCCTGGTGGCGCTCTACCTGGACGGGCAGCGGCGCGTCGTGGAGGACTCCGGCGCGATCCTGTCGCGGGCCAACCAGGCGCTGGCCACCCTGGAGCGGTACAAGCTGCGGCTCGACGAGGTCACCGGCACGCTGTCCGCGCTGGAGATCGAGGACCTCGTCACGGTCAGGGACGTCGCGGCCGTCGCACAGCGCCTGGAGATGGTGCGCAGGATCGCCGCCGAGATCGCCGAGTACGTGGTGGAGCTCGGCACGGACGGGCGGCTGCTGTCGCTCCAGCTCGACGAGCTGATCGCCGGCGTCGAGCCGGAGCGGCACCTCGTCGTCCGCGACTACCTGCCCGAGGCGGCCGGCAAGCGGTCCCGGAAGGTCGGCACGGCCCTGGCCGAGCTGGACGGCCTCGGCCACACCGATCTGCTGGAGCTGCCGGCCGTCGCCCGCGCCCTCGGGTACGGCGCGGCGCCCGAGGCCCTGGACACGACGGTCTCGCCGCGCGGCTTCCGCCTGCTGGCGAAGGTGCCGCGGCTGCCCGGCCTGGTCATCGACCGGCTGGTGGACCACTTCGGCGGGCTGCAGAAGCTGCTCGCGGCGAGCGTGGACGACCTCCAGCAGGTCGACGGCGTCGGCGAGACGCGTGCCCGCTCGGTGCGGGAGGGCCTGTCGCGGCTCGCGGAGTCCTCGATCCTCGAACGGTACGTCTGA
- the radA gene encoding DNA repair protein RadA: MASRKADRPAYRCTECGWSTAKWLGRCPECHAWGTVEEVGGAPAVRTAAVTRVASPAVPIAQVDGLSVSARGTGVPELDRVLGGGLVPGAVVLLAGEPGVGKSTLLLDVAAKAASAERPTLYVTGEESAGQVRMRADRIGALHDHLYLAAETDLGSVLGQLDAVKPALLVLDSVQTVASAEIDGAPGGMAQVREVAGALIRASKERGMSTILVGHVTKDGAIAGPRLLEHLVDVVLHFEGDRHARLRMVRGVKNRYGATDEVGCFELHDEGITGLADPSGLFLTRRDEPVPGTCLTVTLEGRRPLVAEVQSLTVASQIPSPRRTTSGLETSRVSMMLAVLEQRGRISALGKNDIYTATVGGVRLSEPAADLAVALALASAASDTPLPKNLVAIGEVGLAGEVRRVTGVQRRLAEASRLGFTHALVPSDPGRTPAGMRVLEVGDIGEALRVLPARASGRGADDSGRQEARR; this comes from the coding sequence ATGGCCTCCCGCAAAGCAGATCGACCCGCGTACCGGTGCACGGAGTGCGGCTGGTCCACGGCCAAGTGGCTCGGCCGCTGTCCCGAGTGCCACGCGTGGGGCACCGTCGAGGAGGTCGGCGGCGCGCCCGCCGTCCGCACGGCGGCCGTCACCCGTGTTGCGTCGCCCGCCGTGCCGATCGCCCAGGTGGACGGCCTGTCCGTGAGCGCCAGGGGCACGGGAGTGCCGGAGCTCGACCGGGTGCTCGGCGGCGGCCTGGTGCCGGGCGCCGTCGTGCTGCTCGCGGGCGAGCCGGGCGTCGGGAAGTCCACGCTCCTCCTCGACGTGGCGGCCAAGGCGGCGTCCGCCGAGCGGCCGACGCTGTACGTCACCGGCGAGGAGTCGGCGGGTCAGGTCCGGATGCGGGCGGACCGCATCGGCGCCCTCCACGACCACCTGTACCTGGCCGCGGAGACGGATCTCGGCTCGGTCCTCGGCCAGCTCGACGCGGTGAAGCCGGCGCTCCTCGTCCTGGACTCGGTGCAGACCGTCGCGTCCGCGGAGATCGACGGGGCGCCGGGCGGGATGGCGCAGGTCAGGGAGGTCGCGGGGGCGCTGATCCGGGCGTCCAAGGAGCGCGGCATGTCGACGATCCTCGTCGGCCACGTCACGAAGGACGGCGCGATCGCGGGCCCGCGCCTGCTGGAGCACCTCGTCGACGTCGTCCTCCACTTCGAGGGCGACCGGCACGCGCGCCTGCGCATGGTCCGCGGCGTCAAGAACCGGTACGGCGCCACCGACGAGGTGGGCTGCTTCGAGCTGCACGACGAGGGCATCACGGGTTTGGCCGACCCGTCCGGCCTGTTCCTGACGCGGCGCGACGAGCCGGTGCCCGGCACCTGCCTCACGGTCACGCTGGAGGGGCGGCGCCCGCTGGTCGCCGAGGTGCAGTCGCTGACGGTGGCCAGCCAGATCCCGTCGCCGCGCCGCACCACCTCGGGCCTGGAGACGTCCCGGGTGTCGATGATGCTGGCCGTCCTGGAGCAGCGCGGCCGCATCTCCGCGCTCGGGAAGAACGACATCTACACCGCGACGGTCGGCGGCGTCCGCCTGTCGGAGCCGGCGGCCGACCTGGCCGTGGCCCTCGCCCTCGCGAGCGCGGCGAGCGACACCCCGCTGCCGAAGAACCTCGTGGCCATCGGCGAGGTCGGGCTCGCGGGCGAGGTGCGGCGCGTCACCGGTGTGCAGCGGCGGCTCGCGGAGGCGTCACGGCTCGGTTTCACGCACGCCCTGGTGCCGTCCGACCCGGGGCGGACGCCGGCGGGGATGCGGGTGCTGGAGGTCGGCGACATCGGGGAGGCCCTGCGCGTCCTGCCCGCGCGGGCGTCCGGGCGGGGCGCCGACGACAGCGGGCGCCAGGAGGCGCGCCGGTAG
- a CDS encoding BACON domain-containing protein, producing the protein MSTSSRDRTAHTIPRTLPGGPVPDAGSGADGEAHLDGLFTYCLSLVCEHDGATAALGEALALAERRTERGRAPGDPAQLRSWFYALARWACARRLAADGGAAGPATAPRPTGDETEDRRRRRDLAALSWPEAAGASRAQREALELAVRHQLGVRETARVLRLTESAAHTLVTTGAREVERTRAALAAVESAGCPATAALAGDDPGLLLGPGLRRELLRHVDACASCRLVAQRALAAVPRPDGGPAVGTRLTVLPAPRTAVAAARLAARRAGGRQAPRFDRAGFPLADGDRAARRERLRGRALTASAVAAVVAAPVLALWAAYEGAPDTGDAGRTEDTAATAQDRSLDGAGAADGGVAYTTDGGAGTEPQDGTAGPGDRTGADAGPGTDERSDPSSDEETGEAADGTEGADGGADGGADAGPGSLTADAVVTDAGTTVTLTASGGGPVTWSAVSDADWLLLSSTSGTLAPGESEVITVTVDASREPEGPWQGRISVQPAAAVITVEGSGEPAGTDPEPTDPPAPPEETPDPPAPTDDPATEEAPPES; encoded by the coding sequence GTGAGCACCAGCAGTCGTGACCGAACGGCGCACACCATCCCCCGCACCCTCCCCGGCGGACCGGTGCCCGACGCCGGCTCAGGCGCGGACGGCGAGGCGCACCTCGACGGCCTGTTCACGTACTGCCTGTCCCTCGTCTGCGAGCACGACGGCGCGACGGCCGCGCTCGGCGAGGCGCTCGCCCTCGCCGAGCGGCGCACGGAGCGCGGTCGCGCCCCGGGGGACCCCGCGCAGCTCCGGTCCTGGTTCTACGCCCTCGCCCGCTGGGCGTGCGCGCGGCGGCTCGCGGCCGACGGCGGCGCGGCCGGCCCGGCGACCGCGCCCCGTCCGACCGGCGACGAGACCGAGGACCGGCGGCGCCGCCGCGACCTGGCCGCCCTGTCGTGGCCCGAGGCGGCGGGCGCGTCGCGCGCGCAGCGCGAGGCACTCGAACTCGCCGTCCGCCACCAGCTCGGCGTGCGCGAGACGGCGCGGGTCCTGCGGCTGACGGAGAGCGCCGCCCACACCCTCGTGACGACGGGCGCCCGCGAGGTCGAGCGGACCCGTGCCGCCCTGGCCGCCGTCGAGTCGGCCGGCTGTCCGGCCACGGCCGCGCTCGCCGGGGACGACCCGGGGCTGCTCCTCGGTCCCGGGCTGCGCCGCGAACTCCTCCGCCACGTCGACGCGTGCGCGTCCTGCCGCCTCGTGGCGCAGCGGGCGCTGGCCGCGGTGCCGCGGCCGGACGGCGGCCCGGCCGTGGGGACGCGGCTGACGGTGCTGCCCGCGCCCCGGACGGCCGTGGCGGCGGCGCGGCTGGCGGCCCGGCGGGCCGGGGGGCGGCAGGCGCCGCGGTTCGACCGGGCCGGGTTCCCGCTGGCGGACGGGGACCGGGCCGCGCGCCGGGAGCGGCTGCGCGGCCGTGCGCTGACGGCGTCGGCCGTGGCCGCCGTGGTCGCGGCGCCGGTCCTCGCGCTGTGGGCGGCGTACGAGGGCGCGCCCGACACCGGCGACGCCGGCCGTACCGAGGACACGGCCGCGACGGCCCAGGACAGGTCGCTCGACGGCGCCGGCGCGGCGGACGGCGGCGTCGCGTACACGACGGACGGCGGCGCGGGCACCGAGCCGCAGGATGGCACCGCCGGGCCGGGGGACCGTACCGGCGCCGACGCGGGTCCTGGCACCGATGAGCGGTCGGACCCGTCCTCCGACGAGGAGACCGGCGAGGCGGCGGACGGCACGGAGGGGGCCGACGGGGGAGCGGACGGCGGCGCCGACGCGGGACCCGGGTCGCTCACCGCGGACGCCGTCGTCACGGACGCGGGGACGACCGTCACGCTCACCGCGTCGGGCGGCGGGCCGGTGACCTGGAGCGCCGTGTCCGACGCCGACTGGCTCCTGCTCAGCAGCACCTCGGGCACGCTCGCGCCGGGCGAGAGCGAGGTCATCACGGTCACGGTCGACGCGTCCCGGGAGCCGGAGGGGCCGTGGCAGGGCCGGATCTCGGTGCAGCCGGCGGCGGCCGTCATCACCGTCGAGGGCTCGGGCGAGCCGGCCGGCACGGACCCGGAACCGACGGATCCGCCGGCCCCGCCGGAGGAGACGCCGGACCCGCCGGCGCCGACCGACGACCCGGCCACGGAGGAGGCACCGCCCGAGTCCTGA
- a CDS encoding TetR family transcriptional regulator, whose product MTAAPGHGGRPRRGPGRPPRAAAADGTPDTRQRILASARAAFGEHGYDKASIRAIARGADVNPALVHHYFGTKEGVFAAAVAAAAEPAVRRLPEEARFPVAEFGLRFTRLFFRVWEDPVTRSPLLAVVRSAVVNETAARIFRAYVGTELLGRIAGGLDAPDARLRAELAAGQLVGVVLLRYVLQVEPLAGADVEDLIRRLAPVVQQHLTGTP is encoded by the coding sequence GTGACGGCCGCCCCCGGGCACGGCGGGCGCCCGCGGCGCGGCCCCGGCCGCCCGCCGCGCGCCGCGGCGGCGGACGGCACGCCGGACACGCGGCAGCGCATCCTGGCCTCGGCGCGCGCCGCGTTCGGGGAGCACGGGTACGACAAGGCGTCGATCCGCGCCATCGCGCGCGGCGCCGACGTCAACCCGGCGCTCGTCCACCACTACTTCGGCACCAAGGAGGGCGTCTTCGCCGCGGCGGTCGCGGCGGCCGCCGAGCCGGCGGTCCGGCGGCTGCCGGAGGAGGCGCGGTTCCCGGTGGCGGAGTTCGGACTGCGGTTCACGCGGCTGTTCTTCCGCGTGTGGGAGGACCCGGTGACCCGCAGTCCGCTGCTCGCGGTGGTCCGCTCGGCGGTGGTGAACGAGACGGCGGCGCGCATCTTCCGCGCCTACGTCGGCACGGAGCTGCTGGGCCGGATCGCCGGCGGCCTCGACGCCCCGGACGCCCGGCTGCGCGCCGAGCTGGCGGCCGGGCAGCTCGTGGGCGTCGTCCTGCTGCGCTACGTGCTCCAGGTGGAGCCCCTGGCCGGCGCCGACGTGGAGGACCTGATCCGCCGCCTGGCCCCGGTCGTCCAGCAGCACCTCACCGGCACGCCCTGA
- a CDS encoding sugar phosphate isomerase/epimerase, which yields MAHQVRVPEAKVALSTASVYPENTAAAFEIAGRLGYDGVEVMVWTDPVSQDLDALRRLSDEHGVPVLAVHAPCLLVTQRVWSTDPWRKLTLARAAAERLGASTVVVHPPFRWQRSYVRDFVTGIHRLAEETDVRFAVENMYPWRYRDREMQAYAPGWDPTDEDFPHYTLDLSHTATARTDTLAMARRMGDRLGHVHIADGSGSGKDEHLVPGRGSQPCAELLEGLAAAGYTGHVVAEINTRRATSSAQREADLAEALAFTRLHLATPAGTPRGDSRP from the coding sequence GTGGCACATCAGGTACGCGTCCCGGAGGCGAAGGTGGCGCTCTCGACCGCCTCCGTGTATCCGGAGAACACGGCGGCGGCCTTCGAGATAGCCGGCCGGCTCGGCTACGACGGCGTCGAGGTGATGGTCTGGACCGACCCGGTGAGCCAGGACCTCGACGCGCTGCGGCGCCTGTCCGACGAGCACGGCGTCCCCGTGCTGGCCGTGCACGCGCCCTGCCTGCTGGTGACGCAGCGGGTGTGGTCGACCGACCCCTGGCGCAAGCTGACCTTGGCCCGTGCCGCCGCCGAACGGCTCGGCGCCTCCACCGTGGTGGTGCACCCGCCGTTCCGCTGGCAGCGCTCCTACGTCCGGGACTTCGTCACGGGCATCCACCGGCTCGCCGAGGAGACGGACGTCCGCTTCGCCGTGGAGAACATGTACCCCTGGCGCTACCGGGACCGCGAGATGCAGGCGTACGCCCCCGGCTGGGACCCGACCGACGAGGACTTCCCCCACTACACCCTCGACCTCTCCCACACGGCGACCGCGCGGACCGACACCCTCGCCATGGCCCGCCGCATGGGCGACCGCCTCGGCCATGTGCACATCGCGGACGGCAGCGGCTCGGGGAAGGACGAGCACCTCGTGCCGGGGCGCGGGTCGCAGCCGTGCGCCGAACTGCTGGAGGGGCTCGCCGCCGCCGGCTACACCGGGCACGTCGTCGCCGAGATCAACACGCGCCGCGCCACCTCGTCGGCGCAGCGCGAGGCGGACCTCGCCGAGGCCCTGGCGTTCACCCGGCTGCACCTGGCCACGCCGGCGGGCACGCCGCGCGGGGACAGCCGGCCGTGA
- a CDS encoding ABC transporter ATP-binding protein, with product MINKSSGAPPGAVVARGLAVRRGVVSVLKGLDFTVPAGSVTGLLGPSGCGKTTLMRAIVGAQARVTGTLDVLGAPAGSAGLRVRIGYVTQAPSVYLDLTVRQNLDYFAAVLGVHRAARRDRVERALADVDLTRHGDALTTALSGGQRSRVSLAVALLGTPDLLVLDEPTVGLDPVLRRDLWNLFHRLADERGATLLVSSHVMDEADRCGRLLLLRDGRLLAEGTPDDLRERTRADTIEDAFLHLVDQDRAKDGDHR from the coding sequence ATGATTAATAAATCATCGGGCGCGCCGCCCGGCGCCGTCGTCGCGCGCGGTCTCGCGGTACGGCGCGGTGTCGTGTCCGTCCTGAAGGGGCTCGACTTCACCGTCCCGGCCGGCAGTGTCACCGGGCTGCTCGGCCCGTCCGGCTGCGGCAAGACGACCCTCATGCGCGCGATCGTCGGCGCCCAGGCGCGGGTCACCGGCACCCTCGACGTGCTGGGCGCCCCGGCGGGCAGCGCCGGGCTGCGCGTCCGGATCGGGTACGTCACCCAGGCGCCGTCCGTCTACCTCGACCTGACCGTCCGGCAGAACCTCGACTACTTCGCCGCCGTCCTCGGGGTGCACCGCGCCGCCCGCCGCGACAGGGTCGAGCGCGCCCTCGCCGACGTGGACCTCACCCGGCACGGCGACGCCCTCACCACCGCGCTCTCCGGCGGCCAGCGCTCGCGCGTCTCCCTGGCCGTCGCGCTGCTCGGCACGCCGGACCTGCTCGTCCTGGACGAGCCGACCGTCGGTCTCGACCCGGTGCTGCGCCGCGACCTGTGGAACCTCTTCCACCGCCTCGCCGACGAGCGGGGCGCCACCCTCCTCGTCTCGTCGCACGTCATGGACGAGGCCGACCGCTGCGGACGCCTCCTGCTCCTGCGCGACGGACGCCTCCTCGCCGAGGGGACACCCGACGACCTGCGGGAACGCACCCGCGCCGACACCATCGAGGACGCGTTCCTGCACCTCGTGGACCAGGACAGGGCCAAGGACGGAGACCACCGGTGA
- a CDS encoding ABC transporter permease — MNATRTLATAQRVLRQLRHDPRTIALLLLIPVLLLVLLYYVFDSDPGAFDRIGSSLLGIFPMVTMFLVTSIATLRERTSGTLERLLAMPLGKGDLILGYALAFGALAAVQAGVATGVALWFLDLDVAGSPWLLLVVALLNALLGTALGLFVSAFAASEFQAVQFMPAVLFPQILLCGLFAPRDSMQPVLEYASDVLPMSYSVDGMEQVLRHTDLTGDWVRDALVVAAFAAGLLALGAATLRRRTA; from the coding sequence GTGAACGCCACCCGTACCCTCGCCACCGCGCAGCGCGTACTGCGCCAGCTCCGCCACGACCCCCGCACCATCGCGCTGCTGCTCCTCATCCCGGTGCTGCTGCTGGTGCTCCTGTACTACGTCTTCGACTCCGACCCCGGTGCCTTCGACCGCATCGGATCATCCCTGCTGGGCATCTTCCCGATGGTGACGATGTTCCTCGTCACCTCCATCGCCACACTGCGGGAGCGCACCTCCGGCACGCTGGAACGGCTCCTCGCCATGCCGCTGGGCAAGGGCGACCTGATCCTCGGCTACGCCCTCGCGTTCGGCGCGCTCGCCGCCGTCCAGGCCGGTGTCGCCACGGGGGTCGCGCTGTGGTTCCTCGACCTGGACGTCGCCGGCTCGCCGTGGCTGCTGCTCGTCGTCGCGCTGCTGAACGCCCTGCTGGGCACCGCGCTCGGGCTGTTCGTCTCCGCGTTCGCGGCATCGGAGTTCCAGGCCGTGCAGTTCATGCCCGCCGTGCTCTTCCCGCAGATCCTGCTGTGCGGGCTGTTCGCGCCGCGCGACTCCATGCAGCCGGTCCTGGAGTACGCCTCCGACGTGCTGCCGATGTCGTACTCGGTCGACGGCATGGAGCAGGTCCTGCGCCACACCGACCTCACCGGCGACTGGGTGCGTGACGCCCTCGTCGTCGCCGCCTTCGCCGCCGGGCTCCTCGCGCTCGGTGCCGCGACGCTGCGCCGCCGCACCGCCTGA
- a CDS encoding Ppx/GppA phosphatase family protein, with product MRLGVLDVGSNTVHLLVVDAHPGARPLPAYSHKTELRLAELLDERGAIGADGVDRLVATVREALEVAEDRGVAELLPFATSAVREATNADEVLRRVANGTGVELRVLSGEDEARLTFLAARRWTGWSSGRLLLFDIGGGSLEIAVGVDEEPDAAVSLPLGAGRLTAARLPGDPPSAADVRSLRRYVRSCVADAVRDVTRLGAPDRVVGTSKTFKQLARMAGAARSADGLYVRRELSRDDLRTWGQKLAGMPVRERQELPGVSEGRARQLLAGALVAEAAMDLFGVEVLDVCPWALREGVILRRLDGMRTAEG from the coding sequence ATGAGACTCGGGGTCCTCGACGTGGGTTCGAACACGGTTCACCTGCTGGTGGTGGATGCGCATCCAGGGGCGCGTCCGCTGCCCGCGTATTCCCACAAGACGGAGCTGCGCCTCGCCGAACTGCTGGACGAGCGGGGGGCGATCGGCGCCGACGGCGTGGACCGCCTGGTGGCCACGGTGCGCGAGGCGCTGGAGGTGGCCGAGGACCGGGGCGTCGCCGAGCTGCTGCCGTTTGCCACCTCGGCGGTGCGCGAGGCCACGAACGCGGACGAGGTGCTGCGGCGCGTGGCGAACGGCACGGGCGTCGAACTCCGGGTGCTCTCCGGCGAGGACGAGGCGCGCCTCACGTTCCTCGCGGCGCGGCGGTGGACGGGGTGGTCGTCGGGGCGGCTGCTGCTGTTCGACATCGGCGGCGGGTCGCTGGAGATCGCGGTCGGGGTGGACGAGGAGCCGGACGCGGCGGTGTCGCTGCCGCTGGGCGCGGGCCGGCTGACGGCGGCCCGGCTGCCGGGCGACCCGCCCTCGGCGGCGGACGTGCGGTCGCTGCGGCGGTACGTGCGCTCGTGCGTCGCCGACGCCGTGCGGGACGTCACGCGGCTCGGGGCGCCGGACCGGGTCGTCGGCACGTCGAAGACGTTCAAGCAGCTCGCGCGGATGGCGGGCGCGGCGCGGTCGGCGGACGGCCTGTACGTGCGGCGCGAGCTGAGCCGCGACGACCTGCGGACGTGGGGGCAGAAGCTCGCCGGGATGCCGGTGCGGGAGCGGCAGGAGCTTCCCGGCGTCTCGGAGGGCCGCGCGCGGCAGTTGCTCGCGGGCGCGCTGGTCGCCGAGGCGGCGATGGACCTCTTCGGCGTGGAGGTGCTCGACGTGTGCCCGTGGGCGCTGCGGGAGGGCGTGATCCTGCGGCGGCTCGACGGGATGCGGACGGCGGAGGGCTGA
- the ilvD gene encoding dihydroxy-acid dehydratase gives MATLRSRTVTHGRNAAGARALLQAAGVAREDFGKPIIAVANSFTEFVPGHTHLQPVGRIVSDAIRAAGGIAREFNTIAVDDGIAMGHGGMLYSLPSRDLIADSVEYMVEAHCADALVCISNCDKITPGMLMAAMRMNIPTVFVSGGPMESGTATLVDGTVRKLDLISAISEAANESVSDEDVLRIENNACPTCGSCSGMFTANSMNCLVEAMGLALPGNGSVLATHTARRALYEDAGRAVVDLARRFYDDDDATVLPRAIGSRAAFENAMALDIAMGGSTNTILHLLAAAQEAGLDFGLKEIDALSRHMPCIAKVAPNGSYYMEDVHRAGGIPALLGELHRAGLLNEDVHSVHSPSLADWLKTWDIRGGSPSPEAVELFHAAPGCVRSSSAFSQSERWDTLDTDAERGCIRDVAHAYSREGGLAVLYGNLAEDGAVVKTAGVDESIWVFEGPAVVVDSQEEAVDAILTKRVKEGDVVVVRYEGPRGGPGMQEMLHPTSFLKGRGLGKKCALITDGRFSGGTSGLSIGHASPEAAAGGTIALVREGDRIRIDIPNRRMELLVPDEELAARREALGGRYAPAARDRKVSLALRAYAAMATSADRGAVRDISKLEG, from the coding sequence ATGGCGACACTGAGGTCCCGTACCGTCACCCACGGCCGTAACGCGGCGGGCGCCCGTGCCCTCCTCCAGGCCGCCGGCGTAGCGCGGGAGGACTTCGGGAAGCCGATCATCGCGGTGGCGAACAGCTTCACCGAGTTCGTCCCCGGCCACACGCACCTCCAGCCGGTGGGCCGGATCGTGTCCGACGCGATCCGCGCGGCGGGCGGTATCGCGCGCGAGTTCAACACGATCGCCGTCGACGACGGCATCGCCATGGGCCACGGCGGCATGCTGTACTCCCTGCCGTCCCGCGATCTGATCGCCGACTCGGTCGAGTACATGGTCGAGGCCCACTGCGCCGACGCGCTCGTGTGCATCTCCAACTGCGACAAGATCACACCGGGCATGCTGATGGCCGCGATGCGCATGAACATCCCGACGGTCTTCGTGTCCGGCGGCCCCATGGAGTCCGGCACCGCGACCCTGGTGGACGGCACCGTCCGCAAGCTCGACCTGATCTCGGCGATCTCCGAGGCGGCCAACGAGTCGGTGTCCGACGAGGACGTCCTCCGCATCGAGAACAACGCCTGCCCCACCTGCGGCTCCTGTTCCGGCATGTTCACCGCCAACTCGATGAACTGCCTCGTCGAGGCGATGGGCCTCGCCCTCCCCGGCAACGGCTCCGTCCTCGCCACCCACACCGCGCGCCGCGCCCTGTACGAGGACGCCGGCCGCGCCGTCGTGGACCTCGCCCGCCGCTTCTACGACGACGACGACGCCACCGTCCTGCCCCGGGCGATCGGCTCCCGCGCCGCCTTCGAGAACGCCATGGCCCTCGACATCGCCATGGGCGGCTCGACCAACACGATCCTCCACCTCCTCGCCGCGGCCCAGGAGGCCGGCCTCGACTTCGGCCTCAAGGAGATCGACGCCCTCTCGCGCCACATGCCGTGCATCGCCAAGGTCGCGCCCAACGGCTCGTACTACATGGAGGACGTCCACCGCGCCGGCGGCATCCCCGCGCTCCTCGGCGAGCTGCACCGCGCCGGCCTGCTCAACGAGGACGTCCACAGCGTCCACAGCCCCTCGCTCGCCGACTGGCTGAAGACCTGGGACATCCGCGGCGGCTCGCCGTCGCCGGAGGCCGTCGAGCTGTTCCACGCGGCACCCGGCTGCGTCCGCTCCTCCAGCGCCTTCTCCCAGTCCGAGCGCTGGGACACGCTCGACACCGACGCCGAGCGGGGCTGCATCCGCGATGTCGCGCACGCCTACTCGCGCGAGGGCGGCCTCGCCGTCCTGTACGGCAACCTCGCCGAGGACGGCGCGGTCGTGAAGACGGCGGGCGTGGACGAGTCGATCTGGGTCTTCGAGGGTCCCGCCGTCGTGGTGGACTCGCAGGAGGAGGCCGTCGACGCGATCCTCACCAAGCGCGTCAAGGAGGGCGACGTCGTCGTCGTCCGGTACGAGGGGCCGCGCGGCGGGCCCGGCATGCAGGAGATGCTGCACCCCACGTCGTTCCTGAAGGGCCGCGGCCTCGGCAAGAAGTGCGCGCTGATCACCGACGGCCGCTTCTCCGGCGGCACGTCCGGCCTGTCCATCGGCCACGCCTCCCCCGAGGCGGCGGCGGGCGGCACGATCGCGCTGGTCCGGGAGGGCGACCGCATCCGCATCGACATCCCGAACCGCCGCATGGAGCTGCTGGTGCCGGACGAGGAGCTGGCCGCGCGCCGGGAGGCGCTCGGCGGCCGGTACGCGCCGGCGGCGCGCGACCGCAAGGTGTCCCTCGCGCTGCGCGCCTACGCGGCCATGGCGACCAGCGCCGACCGCGGCGCCGTCCGCGACATCAGCAAGCTGGAGGGCTGA